The genomic stretch AAGACATGGGTAATTTGTATGGTGAACTGGACTTCAATGATTCGTGAGGAATTTGTTTTGTGAAATCCTGCACCTCTTGTTCTAGCTCACAAACCCTTCCCATCGTTCTGTTTCCTTCcttgtccttttcttttcccccaaatAATCCATATCAACATATCGACTTTTAACCGACTTCACAATcatggaaggagagagggagatttttcagaaagaaaaagcattcagGTTTTAGTTATTAAGGATGGGAAGCAtcttaaaatacagataataccTTAGTGGTTTTTCCTTCCTCTAAAGGCAACCTGATTAAAGATCAACCCTCCTCCCTCCTTAACCTAGACCACTCTACCTATATTTGAAGGACTGTTGCTCAGCAGGAAGTTTAGAAAACAACTGTCAATACCATCCTAGGCATCACTGTAGGTACAAGGTGGGAAGGCAGTAAGCTGGACCTACAGTTTGGAATATTTGCTTAACAAgaatttgttcttcattctgcACTTGTTGCGACTGCTGTGCAATTCTTAAAatgaaagtattaatttggggaaatatttaaaatatatatattttatctattaaaaatatttctttttaccaaagacaaaaatcaattccaactgaaaagtgtttttcaaattaCTGGAGATATAGAAAAAGATGGCAAGTGGAAAAATAAGTGTCTTTGCTCCTACCAACAAGACTAGCCTTCCAATAATATTTACTAAGATCAAAAAGGAAATGCGTGAAATGGCAGTAACTGATAAGTTTCCTCTAAGGGCATTTATAGTAAGGTCACCCTCCCTGTCTTCTGTAAACCAGAGCCAGCTCTTCTGTTTTGGGCACAAACACGCCCTTCAGCAGCCCTTGGAGGACATAAGTTGTTGGTAGGGCCTAGAACTGAAGTGGTGTGACTATAAAATCATGAGAttgatatatgtttttaaaacatacatctgcacatgtgcatacacacgcacacaacaCAGAATGCATACATTCAGATGAGTGATGTTCCCCACCGAAGTAGTCACCAAAGAGATTCTACCTATCTCAGTGATGACCACAATGTTTAAGACATCTCTGGAACTTCTCTTTGGGAACTGGGAACTATGAGCTGCACAAGAAAATGGCTCTGCTTTACAGCAGCACTCATTACTGCAAACCCACTTGATAAGCCACCTTCTTTCCCAGAGGCTTCAACTAGCTGCTGGCTAGTCTCAGACTTTAAATTCTCTCTCCTAACCACAAACCACCACAAAACACTGAAGATTTGCCCTGAGAAAAGGCAAATCTGAGAACACTTAAAAGGAGTTATACTTTCTGCCTTGATCAATGGGTCACTGTTCTGGACTTTGGCTTCTAGGTCTAGAAGCTGAGGACCACCTTAGGAGGAGGCTGGAATAGATAATCATTAAGGTCCCTTCCagttctagcattttgggagtcgGTGTTTCTAGTCTTTGAAGACAGTTCCAGAAATACTTTCACCAATGGCACTGGAAAAACTAAGCAGTATCCTGCTGGGGCTACTCAAAGGAGACAACATATATTGGGATATATAAGCTCTGGAAGGTCTGTTAAAATGCCAGTCACATGACTTTATAGTAACAACTCATACATACACGAGGAATGCCAGCCCATCAGAAATTCCCTAAAATCATATCTTGATCCCTATTCTCAATGAGCCCAGATGGGCAGAAGCACCAAGCACCACCAGGGATGCAAAAGACACATGGTGTCAGCTGCTAAGGAAAATAAACCCCCAAAGGTCCATGGGACTGAATTTACCAGCTGCATCCAGCTAGATACCTTGTTTCCATAGTATGGAGTTTAAGTATTGTTCCTTGCCTGACTTCAGGGTGAATTTTTAGCATTTTAGATCAACACTGCAGATAACCCTTGGCCATGTGAAAAGTAATAATGAGGCCTGATTATAGTTTGTCTCATAGGCTGAAAcccccagaaaagcagaaggCTCTAAACTGTGGGGGATGAGGATAATGCACAGTATATGTTTATCCACCCCATCAATCTTGTTTGCATGTGGATTCTGCACTGTCAGTGTTCAATGCCCAGCCTAGCTTCCCCTAGGCTCCCCTGGCACACCCTTAGGTTGTGATCTATTTGGGAAACCTTTAGAAAATCATGGGTTATGCCACTTAGTAGCTGAGAGAAACGGAACAGCTGCGCTGCAGTTTCATCATCTAAAAATGGGCTAATGCCAGTTACATGAGAGGTCTCTCGGAAAGACTAAATTAAATAATGTCTGTAAATGTGCTCTGTCAACTATATAGCATTCaccaaatactattttttaaacagagaatGTAAATTAACTTTTGTAAAGGCATAAGCTTAACTGATAAAGATAGGTATTTATTTTTGGCAAGGGATGGCAGAGAGAGTAACATAACCATCTATCATTTTGGATCTGCCAAGGAACTAAATTGTTCACTTCTTTGAAAAAGATGGAATTAATTTTTATCTGCAAGGCTGATTTAAAACAATACCCTGCTGAAAGAAGCCAGGAAGTCTATCAGTTTAAGAAGGTATCCCCTCTTTACCATTACTGTGGTCATTATGCTCCTGAATGAGGCTGTTCCAAATTTCATTCCCAGTGGGTGCTGCCAGGTTTGGCCCAGAAGCCCTTAGGGATGGGTCACTCAGGCTTCTGGCCTGGGTCACAGAGAAACGGAGATGCTGTTCCCTTGGATATTGACTACAAAGGCCCTGGAACCTCTCAGAACCATAttagacagtgttttgccattaaaataaaaccaaagtgaGAACACTCAGCTCTTCAGGATAAATGATCAAGGCCTAAGACCTTTTAAAAACAGGTAACACTGTTCATTAGGTGCTACTTGGCCCCGGCCATGTTGCTGGACCGTAGGAGATACTGATCCACACTTCCTTTCCGCCGGCTCACAGTCCGCCTCTCGTTGTCAAACATGCGCTGCAACTGCAAAGCCAACTGTCGGTCCTCTTCCTCTTGCTGAAGTTTCTGCTCCATCTCTCGCAGGACTGGGTCTGTTGGGGCCAGACCCACCTCACCGCTGGTTTGTCGCAGTTTTTTAAGGGAGCCATTTTGTTCTAAGTGCTTGGTCTTGCAGTGTCTTTTTCGGCCTCGACGCAAAGAAGGAAGCGGCTCTTCACTTAGGCTCTCGACTAGAACACCATTAGTCAGATCAAAATGATTTAATGTCTTcaattgtttctttgttttgaggaCTCCACCCAAAACACTGTTTTGGGGTAGCATTGAATTAACTGTGGTGATTTTCATGGCTCTGCTTATGCAGGTTTTGTCTAACTTGGCATCTGGAGTTGACCCTAATCCCTCAAACTGCTCCCTCTCCAAAGAAGTCCCACTGCCTCCCCCTTTGAGTTCTGAGGAACAGCAGGTTTCCAGTGGGATCTCAGTGCTACTTTTATTATCACTGTCCTGTTCTGCTTTTGTTTGGCTAACAGAGGGGAAATAATCAAGATCAGCAGAGGTAGGTCCAGTATACTCAGAGAGGACCTGCCCACCAGACAATCTTGTATTTACAGCCACAAGCGGCTTCTCCTTGCTAGAATGGATACCTTCAGAGCCTAGTAACTCTTCCCCCATTTCAGGAGCCAGAGAGGTAAGAGTGGCTTTTGAAAGGGTCTTTTTGATCTGCCGCTCCTGAAAGATCTGTTCCCACTTTTTGAGGATCCGTGGACTGGCCTCATAAGATGTCTGCTTCTGCAGGCTTCTGTTTAGATTGCGTGGAGTTGATTTGATGATGAGGGGACTTAGCACACGGCCATCAGGGAGTCTCTTGGGAGGGGTACACGGTGAGCAGACAATGGGCTTGAAATGGTTTAGTTCTTCGGAGATGCTGTCATTGCTCTCAGGGCTGATCGAACGCTCTGGCTTATGCAGGGAAGCCAAGGATGAAAGGGAGCTGAAGGGTAGACGCTTTTCGATGGTTAAGTCAGGGGCTGAGAGGCAGCGGTTGTTTTGAGTTGACAAGAGGACACCAATGATGGGGTTGGAGGCTGGAGTCATAGTTGTGACCTGAAAGAGATTAAAAAGATTATgcattcatacacacatacatatacattttccTTCATCATTCCTTTATGATGGTGGAGGGACAGGGAAGGGGAGGACAAGAAAAGGGATGAAGGGTAAAGTGAGcctaagaaagggagaaaatccCTAACTTAGAAAGCATACCATTTAGCAGAAAATCCTATATACTTCAAACAGTAAGACTGAAAATCTGTAGGGGAGAAAAAACACTTATCTAAAGCTTTAAAAAAGGTTtcttatccaggcatggtggcttatacctcccaaagtgctgtaatcccagcattttgggaagctgagacaggtgtatcactttgagaccagcctggaaaacacagcaagatcccatctctacaaaaaaatttaaaaattccccaggtgtggtggcatgtgtctgcagtcccagctacttgggaggctgaggtgagaaaggctacttgagcccaggaatctgaggcttcagtgagctatggttgcaccactgcacaccagcctaggtgacagagtgagactctgtctcttaaaaaaaaggaagggggggATTCTCTAGTAGCCCTAATTCTACCCATCTGGCTACTAATTCAAACTTTCTTCCTTCACATCTGTTTGTGAACTTCTCCAATATAACTAGTATGCCTGAAGCTCAATCTGCTTCTTCTCTTCTGGAATAGTTTATTTCATGACCATGTGCAGAGGGGGTGATGGCGCAAGCCTCGCAAGTCCCGGAGGTCTGTGGCTGAGGTGTACCTTGGCTTTGTTGCCTGGAGCTGCTCTGACTCTGCTCTTCACTCTTTCCTGGGCTGTGTCACTACAGCTCTGACTCCTTTCCACCTTGGAGTTTAGCTtcctaaaaaagaataaataaaaaacaagtagtCAAAATTAGTCCATATATAGGTAAGGAAAAAGGATGACAATATCTTTGCTTTCTAAGCCACTCACCAAGAAAGAATTCCCTTGGGCAGCTACAATAGAAAATGAGttaatttattaacaaaataCATTCTGAATAGAAATTCTGCCAAAAGAGAGTGCTCCAGAGAGGATATTTGGTTCAAGGTTTTGTTTCCAAACTAGACCCTGCTAAAAGGAGGCAGAACCAGTGGCTATTTTGAACATGCTTAGAGAgatgtagagatatttcactaTCCTTAATAGGGTGGATACAATGTTAAATCACCTTTACAAgcaacagatttttctttttattagaccCAAACCTCTTCAATCTAAATCAAGCACAAAACAAATATTGAAGTACTTAACAAAAATGCACAGCAGTGCATTAGATCTCTATGTACAGAGTCAAAATTAAATGTAGTCTCTCCTTTAATCCATTACATTTGAGCTTTCAAAGGCCTAAATCCTAGTGATTTCAGACGTTTAAAGAACacatgatttttgtctttatgaCATTGAGTTTATAACCCAAACCAAACTCCACAGTACTTGGATTCTATACTGAAGTCCACTACACTATAGCTTAGTAAGTGCCGTAAGACAGCAGTTAGTATGCAACTAAACTTCCcaagtgttttcttctaagagttttatcatTTTGACTCTTAAGTTAGGtctttggtccattttgagttaaattttataaCTCAAAATGGTGTGAAGTTGGTGTCCAACTTTATCCTTTTGTATGTGGATTTAACAGTTGTCCCAGGATCATATGTGAATCTATGTTAGAATTATGTGCAGATGACTGTCACCTGTCCCAGAAACAAGTAGGGACACTTAATTTCTCACTCGCCTTTGTTTCCCTGTTCCTCAACTCTTGCCTAAATATATGTCTGTTCACCAAGCATGTATCATATACTTACTATATGTATGCCAGACACTGATGGCCATTATCCAGGCACTGAGAATACAGAGAAGAATGAGACACAGTCTAGATCTTCAAGGAATCAGAGTCCAGTGGGCAAATAAATACAATACAGTGAAAGGGCACAACAAAAAGAAGTATGCATAGGAAGCAGAAATGGCATAAAGGAAAGAGTTCCTCATAACCTGGGATGAAGTGAGATCTGGGTTGGAAAAGTCTTCCTGTAGCATGTTCATTTCAAAGGATAAACAGGAATTTGCCATATGTCAAGGTGGACATATAGTTATGCAGATAATCTCaaacaaattatttcttcaaatgattCGATTTAGCTTTGGAATGGAATGCATCATATCTACTCTTTTGTAGCAAAAGACTTGTTCTCAGAGTTTTACAATGCCAGCATTAGCTTGGAGAAAACTTGTAAAGGAGGTAAGGTACCTTCCCCCACGGTGCCTCTCTTCTCCCTACATCTCTAGTAAGTAGAGTGGGTAGCACGTCCTACCCACTCATAAGGGCTTCTATTCCAGTATTTCTGTGTTATTCCTCCCATTCGAAACCCTCCCATCCTATGTCTTATGGCCACATAGTGTTAATAGGAGAAAGAGGTGGCCAGCCTGTATCACATGCTTGCACTTTACCAAGAAATTCAACATTTAACCCAAATGAAAGATGTGAAAGTTGTACTATCTAGTGGGAAATACATTTTGGAGCAAGTAGAAAATTTCAACATCCCCCTATAAAAGCAGCTGTGTAAAAGTCAGCTTGATTGGTAgtttactattaaaaatattgatattcATTTGCATCCCTAGAAGTCACAGAAACTGTCAGTGGTGTAAGCCACCCAGAAGTATACTGTATAGCAGATTAAAATGCTGTGGTAAATAATATATACCTTGGGTTAGAAAAAAGGGATGTAAAGTTGAGAGAGACAGCATTGTTACTTCAAATATATCAATTGTTTGGTGTGATTCCATTGGCAAAACAAGCAGACACCAAGAGGAAAAGATTTTCTGATCAACCTGAGAAAGACTTTTGTAACTTTCAATAGAGCAGTTCACTGATAGTTGCCTGGGAAGACACTGAGCTCCATGCCGTTAGAGGTATTCAAACTGAGGCTGGATCTAGACCTTAAGTTCCAAATATTACATAATTAAGaaataacttactttttaaaaacaggctaTAAATCCATTTTGTCAGGTGTAAAACAGTCAAATTGAAAGTCACTGTTTTCAAGCCTACGTTATCAGATACACAAATGACAACTACCTGTAGCTGGGGAGAACGTCTTCACATGCCCCATAAACTCCATTTTGGCAAAAGAAAAGGCCCAGGGAGGAAACACACTTGCAGTGACCAAGCAcgcaatgaagaaaaaaaaaaattctgacaatcTAAAATGTTTTTGGTAAACTTTAGTATAGCTGAAATTGTCATTACCTCTCCCATTCATATTTGATCAACAGACTTTTTACTGGGCACCAACTCTTTGCAAAGCATTAGAGACAGATTGATCAAAAGACAACCTTCACTGAAAGGAGCGTCTAGCCACTGAAGTCCACCACTCTATAGCATAAGTGCTGTAAGAGATCAGTTATTACACAACTGAACTCCTcaagtgttttcttctaagagttttatagtttaagcacttacatttaggtctctgatccatctggagttcatttttgtatgtggtatgagGTTGGggcccaacttcattcttttgcatgtagataccCAGTTATACCAGCACCATATGTAAAGTGGCtgttctttccccactgaatggtcttggcacccttgttggaAATCAGTTGACCATggatgtatgggtttatttctggactctcaactCTATTCCATGGATTTACATGTCTGCCCTTATtccagtaccacattgttttgattgCTATACtttgcagtaagttttgaaatcaggagttgagtcttccacctttgttctttttttttttttcaagattgttttaactATTTGGGATCCTCTGAAAATTCATATATGTGTTTTGGTATGTTTGTccatttctgcaaagaaaacCATTGGAATTTTAATAGGTGTTACACTAAATCTGTAAAACGACTTAaagagtattgccatcttaacaatattatgtCTTCTAATCCATAAGCACAGGAAGTCTTTTGCTTAGATCTTCTTTCTTTCAGCaacgttttgtagttttcagcatacaagtcATGCACTAGTGcggttaaatttattcataagtattctattttttgatgctattgtaaactGAATTGTTTTCATAGTTACCTTTTTGGGTTGTTCactgctagtgtatagaaatgcaaccgATTTTTGTGTGGTGAGCTTATATCTTGCAACTTTGCTAAAATTTGTCTATTAGCTTTAACAATTATTTCAtggattctttaggattttttgtGAATAAAATGTCATGTGTAAACAGAAATAGTCTTACTTCTTCCTTTGctatctggatgccttttatttctcttgcccaATTTTTCaggctagaatttccagtacaatgttgaacaaAAGGCAACAGTAGACATCATTTATCTTGTTCCTGCTACTGGGAGGAAAGTTTTCTCTTTCACCACTGAGTATGATgttgctgtgggtttttcatagattccTTTTATAAGGCTGAAGTTCTCTTATTTTCCTACGTGTTCAGCATTTTTCTCATGAAAGGGTATAAGATTTTGtcactttttgtgtgtgtctactgagcttttttccccttcattctaCTAAAATGGTACATTACATTGATCTTCGTATGCTGAAACACCTttgcattcttggaataaatcCCGCTTGGTCATGGTatacaattcttttaaaaaaatgctgctggattttgttggCTAGTATTTTTGCTGAAGAATTTTTATCTATATTCCTAAGAGAtcttggcctatagttttcttatgaaatatttgtctgactttggtatcagggtaatgcttacctcatataatatttattcttctaatttttggGAGAGGGTGGGATTCATGTTAATTCTTTAGTTGTTTGGCAAaatcaccagtgaagccattggcCCTCGGCTTttattgttggattttttttttttattatgggtTCAACCTCTTTACTTGATATAGGTCAATTCAGATTTTCAACTTCCTCACGTACTTTACGAGTTTCTAGGAATTGGTATTTCATTACATTCATTCTAGGAACTGGTacatttcatctaaattgtctAATCTGCTGGCATtaaaattgttcatagtatttgtCTATAATCCTTCTTAATTCTATAGTAACAGTAATGTCGtcattttcttcctaattttggtaatttgagtcttctcttttttcttgaccAGTCAttaaaaatttgtcaattttgttgatcttacCAAAGGACCCAGCTTTTGGGTTTCATTCATTCTACTGTTTTCCTATTCTCTGTTAATCTTAaatgtaatctttattatttctttccttttgttttctgtgtttagtCTGTTCTGTTTAGTCTTAGATCTTTTATAATGTAGGcttttacagctataaatttccctctgagcacTGCTGTCATTACATTAAGTTTTGATGTAcaggttttaatttttacctttttctaacttttaagttcaggggtacatgtgcaggatgtgcaggatgtgcaggtttgttacatagctaaacctgtgtcatggtggtttgctgcacagatcatcccatcacctaggtattaagcccagcatccattagctatttttcctgatcgtctccctcctcccaccccccttCCTCctgcaggccccagtgtgtgttgtttccccagTTTCCCCacatgtgtccatgagttctcatcattcgGCTCCcactttataaatgagaatatgtgatgtttggttttctgttcctgcattagtttgctgagaataatgtcttccagctccatccatgcccctgcaaaggacataatcttgttccttttaatggctgcatagtattccatgggggtatacgtaccacattttctttattcagtctatcactgaatggcatttaggttggttccatgtctttgctattgtgaacaatgctgcaatgaacctaCATGTGTGTGTACTTTTATAAGGGAATgatatatattcctttgggtatatacctagtaatgagattgctgggtcaaatggtatttctgcctctaggtttttgaggaatcgccacactgtcttccacaatggttgaactaatttacactcccaccaacaatgtaaaagtgttcctttttctccataaccttgccagcatctgttgttttttgactttttaataatagccattctgactggtgtgagatggtatctcattatggttttgatttgcatttctctaatgatcagtaatgtcaagctctttttcatatgctggttggccacatgtatgtcttcttttgagaagtgtctattcatcctttgtccactttttactggggtggctttttttttcttgtaaatttgtttaaattccttgtagatgctgaatgttagacctttgtcagatggatagattgcaaaattttctcccattccgtaggttgtctgttcactctgatgacagtttcttttgctgtgcagaagctctttagtttaattagatccaattcgTCAATTTTACTTTtggtgcaattgcttttgacatcttcgtcatgaaatctttgcccatgcctatggtcctgaatggtattgcctagattttcttctagggtttt from Nomascus leucogenys isolate Asia chromosome 15, Asia_NLE_v1, whole genome shotgun sequence encodes the following:
- the RNF169 gene encoding E3 ubiquitin-protein ligase RNF169, with the translated sequence MAAAGPSTRASSAAAAAALSRRGRRGRCDEMAAAKTGAPGPASGPSLLVLSPPLLQPPLPPRPEESGCAGCLEPPGEAAALPCGHSLCRGCAQRAADAAGPGCPRCRARGPGWARRRARDDGQADAEVLGECARRSQPERCRPRRDGGAAAAGPRAEQEPRAAPAEPDFIFRAPIKVSKPGELREEYESLRKLREEKLQEEKPSEDQIHKLLPEDTETGKRKMDEQKKGDEPLVLKTNLERCPARLSDSENEEPSRGQMTQTHRSAFVSKNNSYSLAFLAGKLNSKVERSQSCSDTAQERVKSRVRAAPGNKAKVTTMTPASNPIIGVLLSTQNNRCLSAPDLTIEKRLPFSSLSSLASLHKPERSISPESNDSISEELNHFKPIVCSPCTPPKRLPDGRVLSPLIIKSTPRNLNRSLQKQTSYEASPRILKKWEQIFQERQIKKTLSKATLTSLAPEMGEELLGSEGIHSSKEKPLVAVNTRLSGGQVLSEYTGPTSADLDYFPSVSQTKAEQDSDNKSSTEIPLETCCSSELKGGGSGTSLEREQFEGLGSTPDAKLDKTCISRAMKITTVNSMLPQNSVLGGVLKTKKQLKTLNHFDLTNGVLVESLSEEPLPSLRRGRKRHCKTKHLEQNGSLKKLRQTSGEVGLAPTDPVLREMEQKLQQEEEDRQLALQLQRMFDNERRTVSRRKGSVDQYLLRSSNMAGAK